From Paraburkholderia sabiae, a single genomic window includes:
- a CDS encoding pyridoxal phosphate-dependent aminotransferase, translating into MNSVTEPLVKLAARVDAIQPFYVMELAKEASLLERAGRDIIHMGIGEPDFTAPEPVIEAATRALRSGVTQYTSALGIHPLREAIAGHYKHAYGLDIDPARIVVTAGASAALLLACAALVDRDDEVLMPDPSYPCNRHFVAAAEGKPVLVPSGPAERFQLTAADVERLWNERTRGVLLASPSNPTGTSIEPAELKRIVEAVRARGGFTIVDEIYQGLSYDAPPVSALSFGDDVVTVNSFSKYFNMTGWRLGWLVVPPSLVGAFEKLAQNLFICASALAQHAALACFEADTLAIYEGRRLEFKRRRDFIAPALKSLGFSVPVMPDGAFYVYADCRTVAHPAAGDSAALTKAMLHDAGIVLVPGMDFGSYQPREYIRLSYATAYSKLEEAVERLRKLFGG; encoded by the coding sequence ATGAACAGCGTGACCGAACCCCTCGTAAAACTGGCCGCCCGCGTCGACGCCATCCAGCCTTTCTACGTCATGGAACTGGCGAAGGAAGCGTCGCTGCTGGAGCGCGCCGGGCGCGACATCATCCATATGGGAATCGGCGAGCCCGATTTCACTGCGCCCGAACCCGTCATCGAGGCGGCGACGCGCGCGCTGCGCAGCGGCGTCACGCAGTACACGAGCGCGCTCGGCATTCACCCACTGCGCGAGGCGATCGCGGGGCATTACAAGCATGCATATGGCCTCGACATCGATCCGGCGCGGATCGTCGTGACGGCGGGTGCGTCGGCGGCGCTGCTGCTGGCGTGCGCGGCGCTCGTCGATCGCGACGACGAAGTGCTGATGCCCGATCCGAGCTACCCGTGCAACCGCCATTTCGTCGCCGCCGCCGAGGGCAAGCCGGTGCTGGTGCCGAGCGGCCCGGCCGAGCGCTTCCAGTTGACGGCCGCCGATGTCGAACGTCTGTGGAACGAGCGCACGCGCGGCGTGTTGCTCGCGTCGCCGTCGAATCCGACCGGTACGTCGATCGAGCCGGCCGAACTGAAGCGCATCGTCGAAGCGGTCCGCGCGCGCGGCGGCTTCACGATCGTCGACGAAATCTACCAGGGCCTGAGCTATGACGCGCCACCCGTGTCGGCGCTGTCGTTTGGCGACGACGTGGTCACCGTCAACAGCTTCTCGAAGTACTTCAACATGACGGGCTGGCGCCTGGGCTGGCTGGTGGTGCCGCCTTCCCTCGTCGGTGCGTTCGAGAAGCTCGCGCAGAACCTGTTCATCTGCGCGTCGGCGCTTGCGCAGCATGCGGCGCTCGCCTGCTTCGAGGCGGATACCCTGGCAATCTACGAGGGCCGCCGGCTCGAGTTCAAGCGACGCCGCGATTTCATCGCGCCCGCGCTAAAATCGCTCGGCTTTTCGGTTCCCGTGATGCCGGACGGCGCGTTCTACGTCTATGCGGATTGCCGCACCGTCGCCCATCCGGCCGCCGGCGACAGCGCTGCGCTCACTAAAGCGATGCTGCACGACGCGGGTATCGTGCTCGTGCCGGGGATGGATTTCGGCTCGTATCAGCCGCGCGAGTACATCCGTCTGTCGTATGCGACGGCTTATTCGAAGCTGGAAGAGGCGGTCGAGCGTCTGCGGAAGCTGTTCGGCGGCTAG
- the nusB gene encoding transcription antitermination factor NusB, which produces MKSARRRSRELATQGLYQWLLSGSPAGEIDAQLRGAQGYDKADHEHLDAILHGVIRDSEALSADLAPCLDRPIDQLSPVERAVLLVAAYELKNHIDIPYRVVINEAVELAKTFGGADGYKYVNGVLDKLSAKLRVDETQAAARKQ; this is translated from the coding sequence ATGAAGAGCGCACGCCGACGCTCCCGCGAACTGGCCACGCAGGGGCTTTATCAGTGGCTGCTGTCGGGTTCGCCGGCAGGTGAGATCGACGCGCAGTTGCGTGGCGCCCAGGGCTACGACAAGGCCGACCACGAACATCTGGACGCGATCCTGCATGGCGTGATCCGCGATTCGGAGGCACTGTCCGCCGATCTCGCGCCTTGCCTCGACCGCCCGATCGACCAGCTGTCGCCCGTCGAACGCGCAGTGCTGCTGGTGGCCGCGTACGAGCTGAAGAACCACATCGACATTCCGTATCGCGTTGTCATCAACGAGGCTGTCGAGCTGGCGAAGACCTTCGGCGGCGCCGATGGCTACAAGTACGTGAATGGCGTGCTGGACAAGCTGTCGGCAAAGCTGCGCGTCGACGAAACGCAGGCGGCTGCCCGCAAGCAATAA
- the ribH gene encoding 6,7-dimethyl-8-ribityllumazine synthase — protein sequence MEIGQYQPNLDGDGLRIGIVQSRFNEPVCNGLADACIEELERLGVTGEDVLLVTVPGALEIPLALQKLAESGQFDALIALGAVIRGETYHFELVSNESGSGISRIALDFGIPVANAVLTTESDEQAVARMTEKGRDAARTAVEMANLAVALEQLDGDDDDEGEDEDEEEERA from the coding sequence ATGGAAATCGGACAATACCAACCGAATCTCGACGGCGACGGCCTGCGCATCGGCATCGTCCAATCGCGCTTTAACGAACCCGTCTGCAACGGCCTCGCTGACGCCTGCATCGAAGAACTCGAACGCCTCGGCGTGACGGGCGAAGACGTGCTGCTCGTCACCGTGCCGGGCGCGCTGGAAATCCCCCTCGCGCTGCAAAAGCTCGCCGAAAGCGGCCAGTTCGACGCGCTGATCGCGCTCGGCGCGGTCATTCGCGGCGAGACGTACCACTTCGAACTCGTGTCGAACGAAAGCGGCTCGGGCATTTCGCGCATCGCGCTCGACTTCGGCATCCCCGTCGCGAACGCCGTGCTGACCACGGAAAGCGACGAACAGGCCGTCGCCCGCATGACCGAGAAGGGCCGTGACGCGGCCCGCACCGCGGTCGAAATGGCGAATCTCGCGGTCGCGCTCGAACAGCTCGACGGCGATGACGACGACGAAGGCGAAGACGAGGACGAAGAAGAGGAACGGGCATGA
- the ribBA gene encoding bifunctional 3,4-dihydroxy-2-butanone-4-phosphate synthase/GTP cyclohydrolase II yields MTLASTLEIIAELKAGRMVILVDEEDRENEGDLVIAAEFITPEAINFMARYGRGLICLTLTQERCRLLNLPLMTHRNGTQYGTAFTVSIEAAEGVTTGISAADRAHTIATAVAANARAEDIVQPGHVFPIMAQPGGVLVRAGHTEAGCDFTALAGLTPAAVICEIIKDDGTMARLPDLLTFAEEHGLKIGTIADLIHYRSRTESIVERVCERTMQTVHGPFRAVMYLDQPSGQPHMALVRGTPTPDHETMVRVHEPLSVLDLLEVGTSTHSWTLDAAMKEIAARDHGVIVLLNCGDSKEHMIDVFKAFDEKSRAEALKRRPVDFKTYGIGAQILRELGVGKMQVLSNPRKLGSMSGYGLEVTGFVPMPGSAAQKPQNC; encoded by the coding sequence ATGACCCTCGCCTCCACCCTTGAAATCATCGCCGAGCTCAAAGCTGGCCGGATGGTGATTCTTGTCGACGAAGAAGACCGCGAAAACGAGGGCGACCTCGTCATCGCTGCGGAATTCATCACGCCGGAAGCGATCAACTTCATGGCGCGCTACGGCCGCGGCCTGATCTGCCTGACGCTCACGCAAGAACGCTGCCGCCTGCTCAACCTGCCGCTGATGACGCACCGCAACGGCACGCAGTACGGCACGGCGTTCACCGTCAGCATCGAGGCGGCGGAAGGCGTGACCACGGGCATTTCGGCGGCGGACCGCGCGCATACCATCGCGACGGCTGTTGCGGCTAACGCGCGCGCCGAAGATATCGTCCAGCCGGGCCACGTGTTCCCGATCATGGCGCAGCCGGGCGGCGTGCTGGTGCGCGCGGGCCACACGGAAGCGGGCTGCGATTTCACGGCGCTCGCGGGTCTCACGCCTGCTGCCGTGATCTGCGAGATCATCAAGGACGACGGCACGATGGCGCGTCTGCCCGACCTGCTGACGTTCGCAGAAGAACACGGCCTGAAGATCGGCACGATCGCCGACCTGATCCACTATCGCAGCCGCACGGAATCGATCGTCGAGCGCGTCTGCGAACGCACGATGCAAACCGTGCACGGCCCGTTCCGCGCGGTCATGTATCTGGACCAGCCGAGCGGCCAGCCGCACATGGCGCTGGTGCGCGGCACGCCCACGCCGGATCACGAAACGATGGTGCGCGTGCACGAGCCGCTGTCGGTGCTGGATCTGCTGGAAGTCGGCACGTCCACGCACTCGTGGACGCTCGACGCCGCGATGAAGGAAATTGCCGCACGCGATCACGGCGTGATCGTGCTGCTGAACTGCGGCGACTCGAAGGAACACATGATCGACGTGTTCAAGGCATTCGACGAAAAGAGCCGGGCCGAGGCGCTCAAGCGCCGCCCGGTGGACTTCAAGACGTATGGCATCGGCGCGCAGATTCTGCGCGAACTCGGTGTCGGCAAGATGCAGGTGCTGTCGAACCCGCGCAAGCTGGGCAGCATGTCCGGCTACGGGCTCGAAGTGACCGGCTTCGTGCCGATGCCAGGCAGCGCGGCCCAAAAGCCGCAGAACTGCTGA
- a CDS encoding riboflavin synthase, producing MFTGIVAAVGRIASIKPLGNDPDAGVRLHVDAGGLDMEDVQLGDSIAIQGACMTVIEKSPASFDVDVSRESLNRTVGLGDTGEVNLEKALRSHDRLGGHIVSGHVDGLGTVTRFARVGESHELRVLAPREIGKYLAYKGSITVNGVSLTVNSVNDRDDGCEFSINLIPHTVEVTTLKALKEGDQVNLEIDLIARYVERMLNAPK from the coding sequence ATGTTTACGGGAATCGTCGCGGCTGTCGGCCGCATTGCATCGATCAAACCGCTTGGCAATGATCCCGACGCGGGCGTTCGGCTTCATGTAGATGCGGGCGGCCTCGATATGGAAGACGTGCAACTGGGCGACAGCATCGCCATTCAGGGCGCGTGCATGACGGTGATCGAGAAGTCGCCGGCTTCGTTCGACGTCGACGTGTCGCGCGAGAGCCTGAACCGTACGGTGGGCCTCGGCGACACGGGCGAAGTCAACCTCGAAAAGGCGCTGCGCTCGCATGATCGGTTGGGCGGCCATATCGTGTCGGGCCATGTGGACGGTCTCGGCACAGTGACGCGCTTTGCGCGCGTGGGCGAATCGCACGAACTGCGCGTGCTTGCGCCGCGTGAAATCGGCAAGTATCTGGCATACAAAGGCTCGATTACCGTGAACGGCGTGAGCCTCACCGTGAACTCGGTGAACGACCGCGACGACGGCTGCGAGTTTTCGATCAATCTGATTCCGCATACGGTTGAAGTCACCACGCTCAAGGCTCTGAAGGAAGGCGATCAGGTCAATCTGGAGATCGACCTGATCGCGCGATACGTCGAGCGCATGCTCAACGCACCGAAGTAG
- the ribD gene encoding bifunctional diaminohydroxyphosphoribosylaminopyrimidine deaminase/5-amino-6-(5-phosphoribosylamino)uracil reductase RibD: MFSQTDFVHMERALALAWRGLYTTDPNPRVGCVLVKNGEVIGEGYTQPAGHDHAEIQALKDARKRGHDPKGATAYVTLEPCSHFGRTPPCANALIEAKLSRVVAAMEDPNPRVSGRGLSMLRDAGIEVRCGLLENDARELNIGFVSRMTRGRPWVRMKVAASLDGRTGLPSGESQWITSEAARNDGHAWRARASAILTGIGTVKEDNPRMTVRAVDTPRQPHRVLIDSQLEVPPEAQILAGAPTLIFCSTLTPLLEERAAVLHDRGAEIVPLANENGKVDLPRMLEELSKREVNELHVEAGYKLNGSLLREGCVDELLVYLAPSLLGNDSMSMFNLAAPGSLDGRTQLEFHAVDRIGDDVRILARLIRKTPTH; encoded by the coding sequence ATGTTCTCGCAGACCGATTTCGTCCACATGGAGCGCGCGCTGGCCCTCGCCTGGCGCGGCCTGTACACGACCGACCCGAATCCGCGCGTCGGTTGCGTGCTGGTGAAGAACGGCGAGGTGATCGGCGAAGGCTATACGCAGCCGGCCGGTCACGACCACGCCGAAATCCAGGCGCTCAAGGACGCGCGCAAGCGCGGCCACGATCCCAAGGGCGCAACCGCCTACGTGACGCTGGAGCCGTGCAGCCACTTCGGCCGCACGCCGCCCTGCGCGAATGCGTTGATCGAGGCGAAGCTCTCGCGCGTGGTCGCCGCGATGGAAGACCCAAATCCGCGCGTGTCGGGACGCGGACTTTCGATGCTGCGCGACGCGGGCATCGAGGTGCGCTGCGGCCTGCTCGAAAACGACGCGCGCGAACTGAACATCGGCTTCGTATCGCGGATGACGCGCGGCCGGCCTTGGGTTCGGATGAAAGTGGCGGCCTCGCTGGATGGCCGTACAGGACTGCCGTCGGGCGAAAGCCAGTGGATCACGAGCGAAGCTGCGCGCAACGACGGACATGCGTGGCGCGCCAGAGCGTCGGCGATCCTGACGGGCATCGGCACCGTGAAGGAAGACAATCCGCGCATGACAGTGCGCGCCGTCGATACGCCGCGCCAGCCGCATCGCGTGCTGATCGACAGCCAGCTCGAAGTGCCGCCCGAAGCGCAGATTCTGGCAGGCGCGCCGACGCTGATCTTCTGCAGCACGCTCACGCCGCTGCTCGAAGAACGCGCCGCCGTGCTGCACGATCGCGGCGCCGAGATCGTGCCGCTCGCGAACGAAAACGGCAAGGTCGACCTGCCGCGCATGCTGGAAGAACTGAGCAAGCGCGAGGTCAACGAACTGCATGTGGAAGCGGGCTACAAGCTGAATGGATCGCTGCTGCGCGAAGGCTGCGTCGACGAACTGCTCGTCTATCTCGCGCCGAGTCTGCTCGGCAATGACTCGATGAGCATGTTCAATCTCGCCGCGCCGGGCTCGCTGGATGGGCGCACGCAACTCGAATTTCATGCCGTGGACCGGATCGGCGACGACGTGCGGATTCTCGCGCGCCTGATCCGAAAGACGCCCACGCACTGA
- the hemL gene encoding glutamate-1-semialdehyde 2,1-aminomutase codes for MSSNQELFDRAQKTIPGGVNSPVRAFRSVGGTPRFIERAQGAYFWDAEGKRYIDYIGSWGPMIVGHVHPEVLEAVQRVLSNGFSFGAPTEAEIEIAEEICKLVPSMEQVRMVSSGTEATMSALRLARGFTNRSRIVKFEGCYHGHADSLLVKAGSGLLTFGNPTSAGVPVDIAKHTTVLEYNNVEALEEAFKAFGNEIASVIVEPVAGNMNLVRATPEFLGALRRLCTEYGSVLIFDEVMCGFRVALGGAQQLYGITPDLTCLGKVIGGGMPAAAFGGRRDIMAHLAPLGGVYQAGTLSGNPIAVAAGLKTLQLIQAPGFYDALSRQTTRLAQGLTEAAREAKIPFAADAVGGMFGLYFSESVPGSFAEISHCDIPRFNKFFHKMLDAGVYFAPSAYEAGFVSSAHDDAIVDATIEAARGAFKSLV; via the coding sequence ATGTCCAGCAATCAAGAACTCTTCGACCGCGCCCAGAAAACCATTCCGGGCGGCGTCAACTCGCCTGTGCGCGCCTTCCGTTCGGTCGGCGGCACGCCGCGTTTCATCGAGCGCGCACAAGGCGCGTACTTCTGGGACGCGGAGGGCAAGCGCTACATCGACTATATCGGCTCGTGGGGGCCGATGATCGTCGGCCACGTGCATCCCGAAGTGCTTGAAGCCGTGCAGCGCGTGCTGTCGAATGGCTTCTCGTTCGGCGCGCCGACGGAAGCCGAGATCGAGATCGCCGAAGAAATCTGCAAGCTCGTGCCGTCGATGGAACAGGTGCGGATGGTGTCGAGCGGCACGGAGGCCACGATGAGCGCGCTGCGTCTCGCGCGCGGCTTCACGAACCGCAGCCGCATCGTCAAGTTCGAAGGCTGCTATCACGGCCACGCCGACAGCCTGCTCGTGAAGGCCGGCTCGGGCCTGCTGACGTTCGGCAACCCGACGTCGGCGGGCGTGCCCGTCGACATCGCGAAACACACCACCGTGCTCGAGTACAACAACGTCGAGGCGCTCGAAGAAGCGTTCAAGGCGTTCGGCAACGAGATCGCGTCGGTGATCGTCGAGCCGGTGGCGGGCAACATGAACCTCGTGCGCGCGACGCCCGAATTCCTCGGCGCGCTGCGCCGCCTGTGCACCGAGTACGGCTCGGTGCTGATCTTCGATGAAGTGATGTGCGGCTTCCGCGTCGCGCTCGGCGGCGCTCAACAGTTGTACGGCATCACGCCGGATCTCACGTGTCTCGGCAAGGTGATCGGCGGCGGCATGCCGGCGGCGGCCTTCGGCGGACGGCGCGATATCATGGCTCATCTGGCGCCGCTCGGCGGCGTGTATCAGGCGGGAACGCTCTCGGGCAATCCGATCGCCGTCGCGGCCGGTCTGAAAACGCTGCAACTGATCCAGGCGCCCGGCTTCTACGACGCGTTGTCGCGTCAGACCACGCGCCTCGCGCAAGGGCTCACGGAAGCGGCGCGCGAAGCGAAGATTCCGTTCGCGGCGGATGCCGTCGGCGGCATGTTCGGCCTGTATTTCTCGGAGTCGGTGCCGGGCAGCTTCGCGGAAATCTCGCACTGCGATATCCCGCGCTTCAACAAGTTCTTCCACAAGATGCTCGACGCGGGCGTGTACTTCGCGCCGTCCGCGTATGAAGCAGGCTTCGTGTCGAGCGCGCATGACGACGCGATCGTCGACGCGACCATCGAAGCCGCGCGCGGCGCGTTCAAGTCGCTCGTCTGA
- a CDS encoding Bcr/CflA family multidrug efflux MFS transporter translates to MSHDVRSRPDARLILLLGALAACGPISIDMYLPSLPSITQAFSVSAGAAQSTLTSFMLGFSIGMLLYGPMSDAYGRRPVLLGGIVMYTLATIVCALSPTIGSLITFRFVQALGAGAASVLARAIARDAHGPADAARVLSMLAIVTSIGPLLAPLIGGQLLLLGGWRVVFIALTIFGAICAVTAFTKVPETWPREKRAHGAVFQSFAAYGTLLKDPVTWGHMLCGGMAFASMFAYITATPFVYIEYFHVSAQHYGFLFGMNIVGIMLGNFINTRVVGRTGPLPVISAAATISFVASLFVALMCLTGWGGLWSIVAGLFFVVGVVGLLSANCTTDLMHRYPHNAGAAAAVFGAVQLALGALSSFAVGLWHDGSPQGMGVTIAVAGCLCFVGRVLVVRWHSRSVLQ, encoded by the coding sequence ATGTCTCACGACGTCAGATCCCGGCCCGACGCCCGGCTGATTCTGCTGCTCGGCGCGCTCGCCGCGTGCGGGCCGATTTCGATCGATATGTACCTGCCCAGCCTGCCGTCGATCACGCAGGCTTTCAGCGTCAGCGCGGGCGCCGCGCAGAGCACGCTGACGAGCTTCATGCTTGGCTTCTCGATCGGCATGCTGCTGTACGGGCCGATGTCGGATGCGTATGGGCGGCGGCCGGTGCTGCTCGGCGGCATCGTCATGTACACGCTCGCGACGATCGTGTGCGCTTTATCACCGACGATCGGTTCGCTCATCACATTCCGCTTCGTGCAGGCGCTCGGCGCGGGCGCGGCGTCGGTGCTGGCGCGCGCGATCGCCCGTGACGCGCACGGGCCCGCCGATGCCGCGCGTGTGCTGTCGATGCTTGCCATCGTCACGTCGATCGGGCCGTTGCTGGCGCCTTTGATCGGCGGTCAGTTGTTATTGCTTGGCGGCTGGCGCGTCGTCTTTATCGCGCTGACGATTTTCGGCGCGATCTGCGCGGTGACTGCATTCACGAAGGTGCCGGAGACCTGGCCGCGCGAAAAGCGTGCGCACGGTGCCGTGTTTCAATCGTTTGCCGCGTATGGGACGTTGCTGAAGGATCCTGTCACGTGGGGGCACATGCTGTGCGGCGGTATGGCATTCGCGTCGATGTTTGCGTACATCACGGCGACGCCGTTCGTTTATATCGAGTACTTCCATGTGTCCGCGCAGCACTATGGCTTTCTGTTCGGGATGAACATCGTCGGGATCATGCTCGGGAATTTCATCAACACGCGGGTTGTTGGGCGGACTGGGCCGCTGCCTGTGATTTCTGCCGCTGCGACTATCAGCTTTGTCGCGTCACTGTTTGTCGCGTTGATGTGTCTGACGGGGTGGGGCGGGTTGTGGTCGATTGTGGCTGGGTTGTTTTTTGTGGTCGGTGTAGTGGGGTTGCTGTCGGCTAACTGCACGACCGATCTGATGCATCGATATCCGCACAACGCTGGTGCTGCTGCGGCTGTGTTTGGGGCTGTTCAACTTGCGCTAGGAGCGTTGTCTTCTTTTGCCGTTGGGCTTTGGCATGATGGCTCGCCTCAAGGCATGGGAGTCACTATTGCTGTTGCTGGGTGTTTGTGTTTTGTTGGAAGGGTTTTGGTTGTGCGGTGGCATTCCAGGTCGGTGTTGCAATAG
- a CDS encoding bifunctional transcriptional regulator/glucokinase — translation MSTGVQTKAAPGAGQHADGPRLLADIGGTNARFALETGPGEITQVLVYPCAEYPGVADVIKKYLKDTKIGRVNHAAIAIANPVDGDQVSMTNHDWTFSIEATRRALGFDTLLVVNDFTALAMALPGLTDAQRVQVGGGSRRQNSVIGLLGPGTGMGVSGLIPADDRWIALGSEGGHATFAPMDEREDLVLQYARKKWSHVSFERVAAGPGIEVIYRALAGRDKKRVPTTIEVSEIVKKGLDGDPLAAETIDVFCGILGTFAGNIAVTLGALGGIYIGGGVVPRLGEVFARSSFRQRFEAKGRFEAYLKNVPTYVITAEYPAFLGVSAILAEQLSNRAGGSSSAVFERIRQMRDALTPAERRVADLALNHPRSIINDPIVDIARKADVSQPTVIRFCRSLGCQGLSDFKLKLATGLTGTIPVSHSQVHLGDTATDFGAKVLDNTVSAILQLREHLNFEHVEAAIDLLNGARRIEFYGLGNSNIVAQDAHYKFFRFGIPTIAYGDLYMQAASAALLGKGDVIVAVSKSGRAPELLRVLEVAMQAGAKVIAITSSNTPLAKRATVALETDHIEIRESQLSMISRILHLLMIDILAVGVAIRRAAPASEVSATVSKVRKGADDDTSAVLDWLSHGAAASPKD, via the coding sequence ATGTCTACTGGTGTGCAAACTAAGGCTGCCCCCGGCGCGGGCCAGCACGCCGACGGACCGAGGCTGCTCGCCGACATCGGCGGCACCAATGCGCGCTTTGCGCTTGAGACGGGTCCAGGCGAAATCACGCAGGTTCTGGTGTATCCCTGCGCAGAATATCCGGGCGTCGCGGATGTCATCAAGAAATATCTGAAGGACACGAAGATCGGTCGCGTGAATCATGCGGCGATTGCGATTGCGAATCCCGTCGACGGCGATCAGGTCAGCATGACCAATCACGACTGGACGTTCTCGATCGAAGCGACGCGCCGTGCGCTCGGCTTCGATACGCTGCTCGTCGTCAACGACTTCACTGCGCTGGCCATGGCGCTGCCCGGTCTCACCGATGCGCAGCGCGTGCAGGTCGGTGGCGGCTCGCGTCGTCAGAACAGCGTGATCGGTCTGCTCGGCCCGGGCACGGGCATGGGCGTGTCGGGTCTGATTCCCGCCGACGACCGCTGGATCGCGCTCGGCAGCGAAGGCGGCCACGCGACGTTCGCGCCGATGGACGAGCGCGAAGACCTGGTTCTCCAGTACGCGCGCAAGAAGTGGTCGCACGTGTCGTTCGAGCGCGTGGCGGCGGGGCCCGGCATCGAAGTGATCTATCGGGCGCTCGCGGGACGCGACAAGAAGCGCGTGCCCACGACGATCGAAGTTTCGGAGATCGTCAAGAAAGGACTCGACGGCGATCCGCTCGCGGCCGAAACGATCGATGTGTTCTGCGGCATTCTCGGCACGTTCGCGGGCAACATCGCGGTGACGCTCGGCGCGCTGGGCGGCATCTATATTGGCGGCGGCGTGGTGCCGCGTCTGGGCGAAGTGTTCGCGCGTTCGTCGTTCCGTCAGCGTTTCGAGGCGAAGGGCCGCTTCGAGGCTTATCTGAAGAACGTGCCGACTTACGTGATCACGGCGGAGTACCCGGCGTTCCTCGGCGTGTCGGCGATTCTCGCGGAGCAGCTGTCGAATCGCGCAGGCGGAAGTTCGTCGGCCGTGTTCGAGCGTATCCGTCAGATGCGCGATGCGCTGACGCCCGCCGAGCGGCGCGTCGCGGATCTCGCGTTGAACCATCCGCGTTCGATCATCAACGACCCGATCGTCGACATCGCGCGCAAGGCCGACGTGAGCCAGCCGACGGTGATCCGCTTCTGCCGGTCACTCGGCTGCCAGGGCCTGTCCGATTTCAAGCTGAAGCTGGCGACGGGTTTGACGGGCACGATTCCCGTCTCGCACAGCCAGGTGCATCTCGGCGATACGGCAACCGACTTCGGCGCGAAGGTGCTGGACAACACGGTGTCGGCGATCTTGCAGCTGCGTGAGCATCTGAACTTCGAGCATGTCGAGGCGGCGATCGATCTGCTGAACGGCGCGCGACGCATCGAGTTTTATGGGCTCGGCAACTCGAATATCGTCGCGCAGGATGCGCACTACAAGTTCTTCCGCTTCGGCATTCCGACGATTGCTTATGGCGATCTGTACATGCAGGCGGCGTCGGCAGCGCTGCTCGGCAAGGGCGACGTGATCGTTGCCGTGTCGAAGTCGGGACGTGCGCCCGAGTTGCTGCGCGTGCTGGAAGTGGCGATGCAGGCGGGCGCGAAGGTGATCGCGATTACGTCGAGTAACACGCCGCTGGCCAAGCGCGCGACGGTCGCTTTGGAGACCGATCACATCGAGATTCGCGAATCGCAGCTTTCTATGATTTCGCGGATTCTGCATCTGCTGATGATCGATATTCTGGCTGTTGGGGTCGCGATTCGGCGTGCCGCGCCGGCTTCTGAAGTTAGCGCTACTGTGAGTAAAGTCCGCAAGGGTGCGGATGATGATACGTCGGCCGTGCTCGACTGGCTTAGTCATGGGGCGGCGGCTTCGCCGAAGGATTAG
- the pgl gene encoding 6-phosphogluconolactonase, protein MIELHAFDDPRAQSDALAKAVGDALHASLAAGARATRARPTTLAVSGGTSPRPFLQTLSTQPFDWKRVAVTLVDDRWVPETDDASNARLAHETLLQNAARDAAFLPLVDTTHLLDAYVAALNGEVASGTRHLPDVAVLGMGEDGHTASIFADAPEWEHAISTAEPFVAVHPGAAPHARVSWSMSALKKIDRLFLLIAGQKKLDVLNAAAAAPQKNAISTLANDKGVRLDVYWCAN, encoded by the coding sequence GTGATCGAGCTTCACGCTTTCGACGACCCGCGCGCCCAATCCGACGCGCTGGCGAAGGCGGTCGGCGACGCGTTACATGCGTCGCTCGCCGCCGGTGCGCGCGCGACCCGCGCTCGCCCGACGACCCTTGCCGTGTCCGGCGGCACGAGTCCGCGTCCGTTTCTGCAGACGCTATCCACGCAACCGTTCGACTGGAAGCGCGTTGCCGTGACGCTCGTCGACGACCGCTGGGTGCCCGAAACTGACGACGCCAGCAACGCCCGCCTCGCACACGAGACGCTGTTGCAGAATGCCGCGCGTGACGCCGCCTTCCTTCCGCTCGTCGATACGACGCACTTGCTCGACGCCTACGTCGCCGCCTTGAACGGCGAAGTCGCGAGCGGCACGCGTCATCTGCCCGACGTCGCCGTGCTCGGCATGGGCGAAGACGGCCACACGGCGTCGATTTTCGCGGACGCGCCCGAATGGGAGCACGCCATCTCGACGGCCGAACCGTTCGTCGCCGTGCATCCCGGCGCTGCGCCGCATGCGCGCGTGAGCTGGTCCATGTCTGCCTTGAAGAAGATCGACCGGTTGTTTCTGCTGATCGCCGGTCAGAAAAAGCTCGACGTGCTCAATGCCGCCGCAGCCGCCCCACAAAAAAATGCCATCTCGACGTTGGCGAACGACAAGGGAGTGAGACTCGATGTCTACTGGTGTGCAAACTAA